Genomic DNA from Halobacteriovorax sp. DA5:
GTTGCTATCAACTTTATTAACAACACCTGAGATTTTCATATCTTGAAAAAAGAATTTCTCAATCTTTGCATCACGAGAAGCATCTTTTGTGTGAACAGAGTTTACGTCAATTGTAAAACGTGCACCACGAATTAGATCCTCAATAGAACCTTGTTTCTTCGTTGTCTTGATGTCGAATTTTTTAAATTCACCTTTTACACCAACTTTTTTTGCAGTCTTGTATGCTTCCCACTTTATCTTCGTATTTGCGTTACTAACTTCGAAACAGTTTGCAAATGTCATACTAGAAAAGAGGAGCCCAGCAATAATAAATTTCATTGTCTTTCTCCTTTGAATTAGATACATCAAGTATATGAAACAAAATGATTATCCGAAAGATTTTTATGTAACTTTACAAAATAATGACAATCTCATTGGTCAAATTGAAGTTAATAAAACATCTCGTGGATTCAATGCAGATATTGCAATCGTCTATAAAGAAACAAAAAAGATTTTCAAACACGTGGATCAAGTTTTTAACGCAGAAGATGAAACTGAAGCTTGTGATATTGGGATGATGAAATTGTCTCG
This window encodes:
- a CDS encoding YceI family protein, with the translated sequence MKFIIAGLLFSSMTFANCFEVSNANTKIKWEAYKTAKKVGVKGEFKKFDIKTTKKQGSIEDLIRGARFTIDVNSVHTKDASRDAKIEKFFFQDMKISGVVNKVDSNYLYVDMTLGGKTIKVPMKYDIEDGELEAEGTIDVLDFALGKNLSAINKACLALHEGKTWNDVQVSIESKFSKCK